In Gossypium arboreum isolate Shixiya-1 unplaced genomic scaffold, ASM2569848v2 Contig00592, whole genome shotgun sequence, the following proteins share a genomic window:
- the LOC128289185 gene encoding LOW QUALITY PROTEIN: uncharacterized protein LOC128289185 (The sequence of the model RefSeq protein was modified relative to this genomic sequence to represent the inferred CDS: inserted 1 base in 1 codon) has protein sequence MQPQMLQLLIRVLSERLHLWVCIVGQPYYTSTNRRHRGRSTTPRNQQHENFVINDSXFFIGIGTKRNGWDNKHPSCSYFGYPYNHRRLLK, from the exons ATGCAACCTCAGATGCTTCAATTGTTGATTCGAGTATTGAGCGAAAGGTTACACCTATGGGTCTGTATTGTGGGTCAACCCTACTACACTAGTACCAATAGGCGGCATAGAGGAAGAAGCACTACGCCTAGGAATCAACAACACGAAAACTTTGTTATTAATGATT CTTTCTTTATCGGGATCGGAACTAAGAGAAATGGTTGGGACAACAAACATCCATCTTGTTCGTACTTTGGATACCCATATAACCATCGAAGATTGTTGAAGTGA